The following nucleotide sequence is from Peribacillus sp. ACCC06369.
CCGTGGGTTCTTTATTTTAAGGGCGATAAGAAGCTTCTAGCGAGGAGGAATACCTTAGGTGTTGTTGGGACACGTAAGCCAACCTCGTATGGACTGGGGGCCTTAAAAACGATTCTGTTACCCCTTGTAAAGAAAGAATTCGTGATCATAAGTGGGGTGGCGGCAGGAATCGACGCAGAGTCACATAAGATAACTTTGGAGGAAGGCGGAGATACGATTGGGGTTTTAGGAGGAGGGCTTTTGCAAATATATCCTAAATCCAATATTTCCCTTGCTGAGGAAATCAGCGATAGAGGGTTACTTATATCTGAGACTCCACCGGAAATGATAGCGAAACCCTGGATGTTTCCGCTTAGGAATCGAATCATCAGTGGATTATCACAGGGCGTATTCGTAGTCGAGGCAAAAGAAAAAAGCGGTTCCCTCATTACGGCACAAGCTGCTTTGGAACACGGCAGGGAGGTATTTGCGCTTCCTGGTAACGTAACGAGTCCCGAATCACTAGGGACCAATCAATTGATTCAGGATGGTGCAAAACTTGTTTTGAGTTCTAAGCAGATTGAAGAAGAATTTTGAACGATATAATATAGAAGATAGACGGAGAATCAAATGAAAAAAATAGAAAAATAAGGTATTATTTTAGTGAGATGGGTTGAAATATTAGACAAAAAGGTTGAAAATATTGTAAAACTGTTATAAGTTTTGCAAATGCACCTCTTGTCAAATTCCCTATAAATAAATAAATCAGCATGCTTTGAAAAGTAAAGAGGTGTTGACAAATGATTTTTGAATGATTAATAATAGTGAAGATTTATATTACCTCTTTGAGGAGGATTTATTGGATGTCAGAATACTTAGTGATTGTGGAATCGCCCGCAAAGGCGAAAACAATAGAACGTTACTTGGGAAAAAAATATAAAGTAAAGGCTTCCATGGGGCATGTGCGCGATTTGCCTAAAAGTCAAATGGGTGTCGATGTTGAACATGAATATGAACCTAAATATATAACTATCCGCGGCAAAGGCCCGGTTTTAAAAGAATTGAAAACCGCTGCAAAAAAAGCGAAAAAAATCTATCTCGCGGCTGACCCCGACAGAGAAGGGGAAGCCATTGCCTGGCATTTGGCTCACAGTCTCGATGTTGACATTAATTCAGATTGCCGCGTGGTATTCAACGAGATCACGAAAGAGGCAATCAAAGAATCATTTAAATCACCGAGGCCAATAAATATGAAATTGGTTGATGCCCAGCAGGCAAGAAGGGTCTTGGATCGTTTGGTCGGATACAATATCAGCCCGCTTTTATGGAAAAAAGTGAAAAAAGGCTTAAGTGCAGGCCGGGTCCAATCGGTCGCTGTACGGATGATCATAGACCGGGAGAAAGAGATCAAAGATTTTATCCCAGAGGAGTATTGGACAATCAAGGCGGATTTTGTAAAAGGAAAAGAACAGTTTGAAGGTTCCTTTTTCAGCCTGGGTGGCGAGCGGAAGGAATTAAATACAGAAGAGGATGTAAAAAAAGTACTCGCTTCTTTAAATGGTGGCGAATTTACGATAGGGGCTGTGGCTAAAAAGGAAAGAAGACGTAATCCGGCTGCACCTTTTACAACTTCTTCCCTGCAACAAGAAGCGGCTCGTAAATTAAATTTCCGTGCAAAGAAAACCATGATGCTCGCTCAGCAGCTTTATGAGGGAATCGAGCTTGGAAAGGAAGGTACAGTCGGGTTAATCACTTATATGAGAACCGATTCGACCCGGATTTCCGATGTTGCGAAACAGGAAGCCCATACCTTCATTCAAAATAGTTACGGAGAAGAATATGTTCAGGTTGAACAGCGCAAGGAGAAAAAACAGACTAATGCTCAGGACGCCCATGAAGCGGTTAGACCAACAAGCACATTGCGTGAACCGGGTATAGTCAAGGAGTTCTTATCCAGAGATCAATTCCGTCTTTATAAATTGATTTGGGAACGATTCGTTTCTAGTCAAATGTCTTCGGCGGTCATGGATACGATGAGCATCGACCTGCATAACGGGGATGTCATCTTCAGGGCCAATGGTTCAAAAATTAAATTTCCGGGCTTCATGAAGGTATATGTTGAAGGGTCCGATGACTCAGTGGAAGAAAAGGAAAATGCTTTACCGGATGTGAAAAAAGGAGATCAATTCTTTTCAAAAGATGTCGAGCCGAAGCAGCATTTCACTCAGCCTCCGCCCCGATATACTGAAGCCCGTCTTGTCAAAACGCTAGAGGAACTGGGAATAGGCCGTCCTTCTACATATGCTCCTACCTTGGATACGATTCAAAAACGGGGCTATGTTACCTTGGATAATAAACGGTTCATCCCTACTGAGCTTGGTGAGATCGTTCTTGAATTAATACGTGAGTTCTTCCCGGATATTCTTGATGCAGAGTTCACTGCCAAGATGGAACAGGAGTTTGATAGCGTCGAAGAGGGCAGTATCGAATGGATAAAGGTCATCGATGAATTTTATAAAGAATTTGCCGTTCATTTGGCTAAAGCCGAAGTCGAAATGGAGAAAATAGAAATTAAAGATGAGCCTGCTGGTGAAGATTGCTTGGAATGCGGACATGAGATGGTCTATAAGATGGGGCGTTATGGAAAGTTCATGGCATGCAGTAATTTCCCGGATTGCCGTAACACAAAACCAATCGTTAAAGAAATCGGTGTCAAATGCCCGAAATGTAAAGAAGGAAACATCATTGAAAGGAAAAGTAAAAAACGCCGCATATTTTACGGGTGTGATACCTACCCTGGATGTGACTTCATTTCTTGGGATAAGCCGCTTCCACGGAGTTGTCCAAAATGTGAAGGTACACTTGTTGAGAAAAAACTCAAAAAAGGCGTCCAGGTTCAGTGCATGGATTGTGATTTCAAAGAAACGCCTCAAGCATAGAAAAGACCGTGAATTCGTTTACTTTCCTTATTTACAAGTGAGAAATCCTAATATGAATGAACTCGGCATCTGCCGAGTTTCTTTATGTTCGGGGAAGTGTGATATCATGATAATGAGTGGAATTACTTCTAAGAAGAAAATGGATAAAGCTTGAAACTTTTTTATTTGGGCCATGTGATGTAAAATTCAGTGGACAAGTATATTCTTTTAAAGATATAATTCCTATTTGCGTCCGTTATCCTTTTTAGAAAAGATGGATTGCAGGAAGAATGCCGGATTGCGGCATATGCTAAAATAATAACAGGAATGGGTATTTTGGGTATAAATACATAGATATCGTTAAAAATGAAACTTTTATGAAAGCAATTTTAATGATAAATGATCCTGTCTTATCATATCTATACATGGAGGTTCGAAAAATGAAAGAAACAAAAGTAAGTGTAATCGGTGCTGGGCTTGCTGGAAGTGAAGCGGCGTGGCAGTTAGCTAAAAGAGGAATTAAAGTCGATCTATACGAAATGCGCCCGGTAAAACAAACGCCAGCCCATCATACCGATAAATTCGCTGAACTTGTTTGTTCCAATTCACTTCGGGCAAATACGTTAACAAATGCAGTTGGTGTATTAAAAGAAGAAATGCGTATACTTGATTCGGTCATCATGTCCGCAGCAGATGCTTGCGCTGTGCCGGCTGGGGGTGCTTTAGCTGTTGATCGCCATGAATTTGCCGGACTAGTGACGGAAAAGGTCAAAAATCACCCAAATGTAACGGTCATTAATGAGGAAGTGACGGAAATTCCGGATGGTCCTACGGTCATTGCAACCGGTCCGCTTACAAGCCAGTCACTTTCGGACAGCTTAAAGCAAATCATGGATGAAGAATACTTGTATTTCTACGATGCTGCCGCTCCAATTCTTGAAAAAGACAGCATCAACATGGATAAAGTATATTTGAAATCCCGCTATGATAAAGGGGAAGCCGCTTATTTGAACTGTCCGATGACGGAAGAGGAGTTTGACCGCTTTTATGAAGCATTGATTGCCGCTGAAACAGTCCCACTTAAAGAATTTGAAAAAGAAATCTTTTTTGAAGGTTGCATGCCGATTGAAGTGATGGCCTCACGTGGGAAGAAAACGATGTTATTTGGTCCATTGAAACCTGTTGGATTGGAAGATCCGAAAACAGGAAAACGCCCTTTTGCTGTAGTTCAATTGCGCCAAGATGATGCGGCAGGAACTCTCTACAACATTGTTGGTTTTCAGACACATTTGAAATGGGGGCCCCAAAAAGATGTATTGCAGCTCATACCTGGATTGGAAAATGCGGAAATTGTACGTTATGGAGTTATGCATCGCAACACTTTCATAAACTCACCTAATGTTCTGAAGCCTACGTACCAATTCAAAAATCGGGATGATTTATTCTTTGCAGGTCAGATGACTGGCGTCGAAGGGTATGTAGAATCGGCAGCATCGGGACTAGTTGCAGGTATCAATGCTGCAAGGATCGTCCAGGGATTGGAGCCTACCATTTTCCCTGCTGAGACGACAATGGGCAGCATGGCAAGGTACATAACGTCGACAAATGGAAAGAGTTTTCAGCCGATGAATGCCAACTTTGGATTGCTTCCAGACCTTGAAGTGAGAATCAAATCCAAAAAAGAGCGTAACGAAACACATGCTAAACGCGCTTTGGACACAATTCAGAACTTTGTGAAAAATTTGTAAAATATTTGCCTGCTGTTTTAAAGTATGATACTATTTATTAGCCTTTGCGAGGTGTTTCCATGATTAATCAAAAAAAGGCATTATCATCCTTCATCGAATATTTACAAATTGAAAAAAACAGTTCACATTACACCATTGAAAATTACAAACGTGATATTCAAGAATTTTTCCTGTTCCTTAACGAACAGGGCATTGCCGATATCACGTCTGTTGAATATTTTGATGTCCGGTTGTTTTTAACGAATTTATATGAGAAAAAACTTTCTAAGCGCACTGTAGCCAGAAAGACTTCTTGCTTACGGAGCTTTTATAAATTTTTACTACGTGAAGGTGATGTGAAGGATAATCCTTTTTCTCTTGTTTCTTTACCTAAAAAGGATCAAAGACTGCCACGTTTTCTTTATGAGAAGGAAATGAAACTGTTGTTTTCTTCTTTAAAGAAAGATTCACCGATAGGAATAAGGAACAATGCATTATTGGAATTACTTTATGCGACAGGCATTCGCGTTAGTGAATGCTGTGAGATTAAACTGCAGGATATCGATCTTTCCTTAGGTACAGTACTGGTCCATGGAAAAGGAAAAAAAGATCGCTACGTTCCGGTTGGTAGATATGCTCAAGAAGCGATAGATTTATACATACGTACAGCCCGGATGGAAATGACTTCGTCTGACGCCAAGGCGCATGTTTATTTATTTGTTAATTTTCGTGGAGACCCTCTTACACCTAGGGGAGTTCGCTATATATTGAATGAATTGATTAAAAAGTCAGCCGCAGATGGAAGTCTTCATCCCCATATGCTAAGGCATTCCTTTGCTACACACCTATTGAATAATGGGGCGGACATTCGGACAGTACAGGAATTGCTTGGTCATTCTAAAATTTCATCAACGCAAGTGTATACGCATGTTACAAAAGACCAATTAAAAAAAGTCTACAATGCATCACATCCGCGGCCTTAAATGTTGAAAGGGGACACTTTATGACAACGATATTTGCAGTGCATCATAAAGGTGAATGTGCCATGTCCGGTGATGGGCAGGTTACTTTAGGAAATTCAGTAGTGATGAAGCATACAGCAAGGAAAGTAAGAAAAATCTTTAATGGTAATGTACTTGCAGGTTTTGCAGGTTCTGTTGCAGATGCATTCACTTTATTTGAGATGTTCGAAGCTAAACTTGAAGAGTATAATGGCAATCTTCAGCGTGCTGCCGTCGAAATGGCAAAACAATGGAGAAGTGACAATGTATTGAGAAAGCTCGAAGCCATGCTGGTCGTGATGGATAAGAACCATTTGCTGCTCGTTTCTGGTACCGGGGAAGTAATTGAACCGGATGACGGAATTCTCGCCATAGGATCGGGAGGGAATTATGCACTGGCTGCCGGCAGGGCATTAATGCGGTTTTCCAGTGACCATTTATCGGCAAAGGAAATCGCAGAATCATCTTTACAAATTGCAGCGGAAATTTGTGTATTTACCAATACGAATATAATCGTGGAAGAGTTGTAAGGAGGAGCGCAAATGTCAAAAAAAGCTAATTTAACACCGAGGCAAATCGTTGAAAAACTGGATCAGTATATCGTAGGGCAGCGTGAAGCAAAACGGGCAGTGGCAGTGGCTCTTCGGAATCGCTACCGACGTTCCCTTCTCTCGGATCAACTTCGTGATGAAGTCGTTCCGAAGAACATATTAATGATTGGACCGACTGGCGTTGGGAAAACAGAAATAGCTCGGAGAATGGCTAAATTGGTAGGTGCTCCTTTTGTAAAAGTCGAAGCAACGAAATTTACGGAAGTCGGATATGTCGGCCGGGATGTAGAGTCCATGGTTCGTGATTTGGTGGAGACTTCCGTCCGCCTCGTGAAGGAAGAAAAGATGGCCAGCGTAAAGGAACGGGCTGAAGAAAATGCAAATAGACGTTTAATAGAGCTATTAGTGCCATCAACCAAAAAACAGAGTAATTTCAAGAATCCTCTTGAAGTCTTTTTTGGAGGCAATAACAATCAAGATGAACAGGATTCGGAAGAAAATTCCGAAGATTTAAGTTTGCAGGAAAAAAGAAAAATCGTCGCTGAAAAACTGACAAATGGTGAGTTAGAAAGTGAAATGATAACAGTCGAAGTGGAAGAACAGGCTGCTTCGATGTTTGATATGCTCCAAGGTTCGGGAATGGAACAAATGGGGATGAACATGCAGGACGCTTTAGGAAGCTTGATGCCAAAGAAAAGCAAGAAGCGCAAATTGAAGGTAAGTGAAGCGAGAATCGTTTTAACAAATGAAGAAGCGGCAAAATTGATTGATATGGATGAAGTAACGTCCGATGCAGTATACGGTGCTGAGCAAAATGGAATTATCTTCATTGATGAAATCGACAAAATTGCCAGTAAGAAGTCTGGAAGTTCATCCGCGGATGTATCAAGAGAAGGTGTCCAAAGGGATATCCTGCCAATTGTTGAAGGTTCGACAGTCGTGACTAAATATGGTTCAGTTAAAACGGATCATGTCTTATTCATTGCAGCAGGAGCCTTTCATATGGCTAAACCATCCGACCTTATCCCTGAATTACAAGGTAGATTTCCAATCCGTGTAGAATTGAACAAACTGACTGTAGACGACTTTGTACGGATTCTTCATGAACCGGATAATGCCTTGTTAAAACAATATGTTGCTTTATTAGAAACTGAAGGTATAGAAATTGAATTTTCTGACGATGCTGTTCGTAAGATAGCTGAAGTGGCCTTCGAGGTGAATCAAAACACAGACAATATAGGTGCAAGAAGACTTCATACCATTTTAGAACGGCTGCTGGAAGACTTATCGTTTGAAGCACCGGAAATTACGATGGAGAAGATTACAATTACGCCCCAATATGTCGAAGGTAAGCTTGGTTCTATCGCCCGGAACAAAGATTTAAGCCAGTTTATCCTTTAATTTAGAAAAAATTGGCAATAATTTGCCTATGCAATGAACATAAAATTACGGAAATACAACTTCATAGTTATTGTGAACCATGGTATTTTTAGGAGGAACAAATCAAATGAACTTATTAGCAAAAACAAGAAAAATCAATGCAATGCTCCAAAAAGCAGCAGGTAAAGCAGTTAACTTCAAAGAAATGGCCGAAAGTTTAAGTGAAGTTATCGAAGCAAATGTTTTCGTCGTCAGCCGCCGCGGGAAATTGCTAGGCATAGCGGTAAGTCAGCAAATCGAAAATGAACGCATGTACAAAATGTTGGAAGATAAACAATTCCCTGAAGTGTACACAAAAAACCTATTCAATATTCCCGAAACATCTTCCAATCTTGATATCGAAAGTGAATACACTGCTTTCCCAGTGGAAAACAAAGAGCTTTTCGCAACTGGTTTAACAACGATCGTACCGATTATGGGTGGGGGAGAGCGTTTAGGAACTCTGGTTCTTGCTCGATTACAAGAAAAATTTCACGATGACGATTTAATTTTGGCTGAGTATGGTGCGACTGTAGTAGGTATGGAAATCCTTCGTGAAAAATCAGAAGAGATAGAAGAAGAAGCTCGTAGTAAAGCTGTCGTTCAAATGGCAATTTCCTCGTTATCGTACAGCGAATTGGAAGCTATTGAGCACATTTTTGAAGAGCTTAAAGGTAATGAAGGCCTGCTTGTAGCATCAAAAATCGCAGACCGTGTAGGCATCACTCGTTCCGTAATCGTAAATGCGCTTAGGAAACTAGAGAGTGCAGGAGTCATTGAATCACGCTCCCTTGGGATGAAAGGTACTTATATCAAAGTATTGAATGATAAATTCCTTCTTGAATTAGAAAAGCTTAAAAATAATTAACATACAGAAAGGCAGCCCTTGAAAAAGGGCTGCCTTTTTTTGTGAACTTTTTCCATGTGAAGCTGGCTAGGACAAGACAAACAAGCAAAAAGAGGTAATTCGAATTAAAGATCTTAAATGGAAATGCGAATAAAGCGTGTTTTCTACGAGGAGCATTAAATATAGTTAAATTTTTCTTTAAAAGGGTAATTATATTATTATAACTATTGAAATGATGAAAACTAAAAGTTGCTGGGGGTAATTATTTTTATGTAATCAATGACTTTTAGGTAAAGAGTTTCAGTCCTTCTTTATTGTAAAAGGGAAATTTGTCGAATGGGTAATAACTTTGAAAAGATTCGTTTTTTTAAAAAAACAAAATAGTG
It contains:
- the dprA gene encoding DNA-processing protein DprA, whose protein sequence is MNKIEKLIHLHHCRGAGWKTIQKIMSNDPSLSSLFTTNHIEWVKMLPIPSNKLNLFLKDLYSLNVIDKLKLYEDSQIHCLTIFDDDYPFLLKQIFDPPWVLYFKGDKKLLARRNTLGVVGTRKPTSYGLGALKTILLPLVKKEFVIISGVAAGIDAESHKITLEEGGDTIGVLGGGLLQIYPKSNISLAEEISDRGLLISETPPEMIAKPWMFPLRNRIISGLSQGVFVVEAKEKSGSLITAQAALEHGREVFALPGNVTSPESLGTNQLIQDGAKLVLSSKQIEEEF
- the topA gene encoding type I DNA topoisomerase, yielding MSEYLVIVESPAKAKTIERYLGKKYKVKASMGHVRDLPKSQMGVDVEHEYEPKYITIRGKGPVLKELKTAAKKAKKIYLAADPDREGEAIAWHLAHSLDVDINSDCRVVFNEITKEAIKESFKSPRPINMKLVDAQQARRVLDRLVGYNISPLLWKKVKKGLSAGRVQSVAVRMIIDREKEIKDFIPEEYWTIKADFVKGKEQFEGSFFSLGGERKELNTEEDVKKVLASLNGGEFTIGAVAKKERRRNPAAPFTTSSLQQEAARKLNFRAKKTMMLAQQLYEGIELGKEGTVGLITYMRTDSTRISDVAKQEAHTFIQNSYGEEYVQVEQRKEKKQTNAQDAHEAVRPTSTLREPGIVKEFLSRDQFRLYKLIWERFVSSQMSSAVMDTMSIDLHNGDVIFRANGSKIKFPGFMKVYVEGSDDSVEEKENALPDVKKGDQFFSKDVEPKQHFTQPPPRYTEARLVKTLEELGIGRPSTYAPTLDTIQKRGYVTLDNKRFIPTELGEIVLELIREFFPDILDAEFTAKMEQEFDSVEEGSIEWIKVIDEFYKEFAVHLAKAEVEMEKIEIKDEPAGEDCLECGHEMVYKMGRYGKFMACSNFPDCRNTKPIVKEIGVKCPKCKEGNIIERKSKKRRIFYGCDTYPGCDFISWDKPLPRSCPKCEGTLVEKKLKKGVQVQCMDCDFKETPQA
- the trmFO gene encoding FADH(2)-oxidizing methylenetetrahydrofolate--tRNA-(uracil(54)-C(5))-methyltransferase TrmFO — its product is MKETKVSVIGAGLAGSEAAWQLAKRGIKVDLYEMRPVKQTPAHHTDKFAELVCSNSLRANTLTNAVGVLKEEMRILDSVIMSAADACAVPAGGALAVDRHEFAGLVTEKVKNHPNVTVINEEVTEIPDGPTVIATGPLTSQSLSDSLKQIMDEEYLYFYDAAAPILEKDSINMDKVYLKSRYDKGEAAYLNCPMTEEEFDRFYEALIAAETVPLKEFEKEIFFEGCMPIEVMASRGKKTMLFGPLKPVGLEDPKTGKRPFAVVQLRQDDAAGTLYNIVGFQTHLKWGPQKDVLQLIPGLENAEIVRYGVMHRNTFINSPNVLKPTYQFKNRDDLFFAGQMTGVEGYVESAASGLVAGINAARIVQGLEPTIFPAETTMGSMARYITSTNGKSFQPMNANFGLLPDLEVRIKSKKERNETHAKRALDTIQNFVKNL
- the xerC gene encoding tyrosine recombinase XerC → MINQKKALSSFIEYLQIEKNSSHYTIENYKRDIQEFFLFLNEQGIADITSVEYFDVRLFLTNLYEKKLSKRTVARKTSCLRSFYKFLLREGDVKDNPFSLVSLPKKDQRLPRFLYEKEMKLLFSSLKKDSPIGIRNNALLELLYATGIRVSECCEIKLQDIDLSLGTVLVHGKGKKDRYVPVGRYAQEAIDLYIRTARMEMTSSDAKAHVYLFVNFRGDPLTPRGVRYILNELIKKSAADGSLHPHMLRHSFATHLLNNGADIRTVQELLGHSKISSTQVYTHVTKDQLKKVYNASHPRP
- the hslV gene encoding HslVU peptidase proteolytic subunit, yielding MTTIFAVHHKGECAMSGDGQVTLGNSVVMKHTARKVRKIFNGNVLAGFAGSVADAFTLFEMFEAKLEEYNGNLQRAAVEMAKQWRSDNVLRKLEAMLVVMDKNHLLLVSGTGEVIEPDDGILAIGSGGNYALAAGRALMRFSSDHLSAKEIAESSLQIAAEICVFTNTNIIVEEL
- the hslU gene encoding HslU--HslV peptidase ATPase subunit, coding for MSKKANLTPRQIVEKLDQYIVGQREAKRAVAVALRNRYRRSLLSDQLRDEVVPKNILMIGPTGVGKTEIARRMAKLVGAPFVKVEATKFTEVGYVGRDVESMVRDLVETSVRLVKEEKMASVKERAEENANRRLIELLVPSTKKQSNFKNPLEVFFGGNNNQDEQDSEENSEDLSLQEKRKIVAEKLTNGELESEMITVEVEEQAASMFDMLQGSGMEQMGMNMQDALGSLMPKKSKKRKLKVSEARIVLTNEEAAKLIDMDEVTSDAVYGAEQNGIIFIDEIDKIASKKSGSSSADVSREGVQRDILPIVEGSTVVTKYGSVKTDHVLFIAAGAFHMAKPSDLIPELQGRFPIRVELNKLTVDDFVRILHEPDNALLKQYVALLETEGIEIEFSDDAVRKIAEVAFEVNQNTDNIGARRLHTILERLLEDLSFEAPEITMEKITITPQYVEGKLGSIARNKDLSQFIL
- the codY gene encoding GTP-sensing pleiotropic transcriptional regulator CodY; amino-acid sequence: MNLLAKTRKINAMLQKAAGKAVNFKEMAESLSEVIEANVFVVSRRGKLLGIAVSQQIENERMYKMLEDKQFPEVYTKNLFNIPETSSNLDIESEYTAFPVENKELFATGLTTIVPIMGGGERLGTLVLARLQEKFHDDDLILAEYGATVVGMEILREKSEEIEEEARSKAVVQMAISSLSYSELEAIEHIFEELKGNEGLLVASKIADRVGITRSVIVNALRKLESAGVIESRSLGMKGTYIKVLNDKFLLELEKLKNN